TTTCCTCCTGAAAACTACTTTTTAGTTCTCTTGATGAAAGATCGTGAAACCAACAAATCTAGAGGATTTGCTTTTGTCACCTTTGAAAGCCCAGCAGATGCTAAGGATGCAGCCAGAGACATGAATGGAAAGGTAAAATTATCTGCAGTATACAATGTTTCCTCGTATGTAAAATAGCACATTGTTACCCAAGTCCAGTGTAGGGCTGCTCTTGAATTTGAGTATAAACCTTTCCAGGACCCTGCTacagtgtcttgtaatttcagcttttctttttggttatttGTCTTAATAAGTTGGTAATTGTTTCGCCTTGTTAAATTTTACCAACTTAACGTTTTAGTTCAAATAAtaccttaaaattttaaatgttaaacagaAAGGTAAAAACATTTTGAAGGACATACTAGTGTCAGTGCATAGTGGATCGGCAAGttctcttttaaatatttctaattaaCCATTGGTATTATTTAGTCTTTAGATGGAAAAGCCATCAAGGTAGAACAAGCCACTAAACCCTCATTTGAAAGTGGTAGACGTGGACCACCTCCGCCTCCAAGAAGCAGAGGCCCTCCCAGAGGTCttcgaggaggaagaggaggaagtggaggaaCCAGGGGACCTCCATCCCATGGAGGGCACATGGGTAATGACTTAAGTTTAATTTAGGCTTGGTATATAAATTAAGAACTCTAACACAGTGTGTACTTTGgttaataaatctttattttaaaggccTTAGCTTTTGAAATTGAGAACATTTTATTCATCTACCAAAGTGATTTCCTTAAGGGAAACATAGAAGGCGTACTCAGTTAAATTAACAATGCCTTGACATAATTAACAATAAGCTATTCTTCATCCAGATTAACTCATTCTATAGGGGAAAACACTTATAGAAAAATCTTGATAGGTATTGTTGGTATTTGGGGGATTTTTTGAAGTAACTTGAACCCTCAGTAGAACCTTTCAGTTCTACTTTTCTGATCTATACTAACTCATGTCTCTATGTAGACTAACATGTCTCACAGTCTCTCTGTAGACTAACAACTAAAGATTTCCCCAACTAAACAGAAATGGTCTTGTTCTTGATCAAGCAAAACTTTTGTAGCTTTTTCATGTATTAACATGATATTTTTTTTGTTCTAATGTAGATGATGGTGGCTATTCCATGAATTTTAACATGAGTTCTTCCAGGGGACCACTTCCGGTAAAAAGAGGACCACCACCACGAAGTGGGGGTCCTCCTCCTAAAAGATCTGCCCCTTCAGGACCAGTTCGAAGCAGCAGTGGAATGGGAGGAAGAGGTAAATGTTCTGTATATGACAGTCTATCCTACCATCATAACACAAGGATTGAGGTGAATcctaaaaatgatatttaaattgtACCTAGATCACTTGGAGTCATGAAGTTAAATGCAGagcattgaaaataattttggtgTAATTAAGAAATTTTAGAGAATTTCCTCATATACATCCATATTGTCATATTTGTTTGAATCACTGCTTTTCATTGCTTCAATGcaaatatacatttttactttgctcagggtgtatttttaaaattgatttttcctTAAGCTCCTGTATCACGTGGAAGAGATAGTTACGGAGGTCCACCTCGAAGGGAACCCTTGCCCTCTCGTAGAGATGTTTATTTGTCCCCAAGAGATGATGGATATTCTACTAAAGACAGGTAACAGAAAAGTATGGTAGCTTTTGTCTCTTAATACTTCAGATTGAGGAGAGCTCATCAAAAGTATGAACCAAGTTACTTTTGTTTCTGTAGCTATTCAAGCAGAGATTACCCAAGTTCTCGTGATACAAGAGATTATGCACCACCACCAAGAGATTATACTTACCGTGATTATGGTCATTCCAGTTCACGTGATGACTATCCGTCAAGAGGCTATAGGTATGTGACTTTGCTCTTGCTGCCATGGCTtgatgtaaaaaaattttttagctgTAAAAACTATTGTTTTGGGGCTTACACATATTTCTCTTTAATATAGTGATAGAGATGGCTATGGTCGTGATCGTGACTATTCAGATCATCCAAGTGGAGGTTCCTACAGAGATTCATATGAGAGTTATGGTAAGATTTTGGTTGAGGGTCTCCGACTATCACCAGCTTGAGTTTTTAGGTTCATGAGCCAGTTTATTAGGCTGTTGTGGTGCTTGCTTTTAAAGGGATGTTTGCTTGCTTTTAAGGGGGTAATTTATTCAGCTGGGCTTTTCCTAGTCTTGTGAggggcttttgttttttctaagttttttttgaGGCTGTTGGCTTGCTTTGGAGGGGATTTTGCTTGCTTAAATTGGCAGCCTTATGTG
The genomic region above belongs to Ovis canadensis isolate MfBH-ARS-UI-01 breed Bighorn chromosome X, ARS-UI_OviCan_v2, whole genome shotgun sequence and contains:
- the RBMX gene encoding RNA-binding motif protein, X chromosome, which codes for MVEADRPGKLFIGGLNTETNEKALEAVFGKYGRIVEVLLMKDRETNKSRGFAFVTFESPADAKDAARDMNGKSLDGKAIKVEQATKPSFESGRRGPPPPPRSRGPPRGLRGGRGGSGGTRGPPSHGGHMDDGGYSMNFNMSSSRGPLPVKRGPPPRSGGPPPKRSAPSGPVRSSSGMGGRAPVSRGRDSYGGPPRREPLPSRRDVYLSPRDDGYSTKDSYSSRDYPSSRDTRDYAPPPRDYTYRDYGHSSSRDDYPSRGYSDRDGYGRDRDYSDHPSGGSYRDSYESYGNSRSAPPTRGPPPSYGGSSRYDDYSSSRDGYGGSRDSYSSSRSDLYSSGRDRVGRQERGLPPSMERGYPPPRDSYSSSSRGAPRGGGRGGSRSDRGGGRSRY